In one Pseudomonas fitomaticsae genomic region, the following are encoded:
- a CDS encoding DUF1656 domain-containing protein, translating into MPREIAFHGVYMPTMTLMFFVAAALAWALDRFLSGFDLYRFFWHPALLRLSLFTCLFGAMALTVYR; encoded by the coding sequence ATGCCTCGTGAAATCGCCTTCCACGGCGTGTACATGCCGACCATGACCCTGATGTTTTTCGTCGCCGCGGCACTGGCCTGGGCGCTGGACCGGTTTCTGTCGGGGTTCGATCTGTACCGCTTCTTCTGGCACCCGGCGCTGCTGCGCCTGAGCCTCTTTACCTGTCTGTTCGGCGCGATGGCGCTGACTGTCTACCGTTGA
- a CDS encoding efflux RND transporter periplasmic adaptor subunit codes for MKKFFSLLATLLVLALALWIGRTLWEHYMNTPWTRDGRVRADIINVAADVTGEVVDVPVRDNQLVKKGDLLMQIDPEHYRLAVKQAQSLVASRKATWEMRKVNAHRRADLDNLVISRENRDDASNIADSALADYQQAQAQLEAAELNLKRTEVRAAVDGYVTNLNVHRGDYARIGEAKMAVVDMNSFWVYGFFEETKLPHVRVGDKADMQLMSGEVLKGHVESISRGIYDRDNPESRELIADVNPTFNWVRLAQRVPVRIHIDEVPEGVLLAAGITCTVVVKQDAVE; via the coding sequence ATGAAAAAGTTTTTCAGCCTGCTCGCGACCCTGCTGGTGCTGGCCCTGGCGCTGTGGATCGGCCGCACGTTGTGGGAGCACTACATGAACACCCCCTGGACCCGCGACGGCCGGGTGCGCGCCGACATCATCAACGTCGCGGCCGACGTCACCGGTGAAGTGGTCGACGTGCCGGTCCGTGACAACCAGTTGGTGAAGAAAGGTGATCTGCTGATGCAGATCGACCCCGAGCACTATCGCCTCGCGGTGAAACAGGCGCAGTCGCTGGTGGCTTCGCGCAAGGCCACCTGGGAGATGCGCAAGGTCAACGCCCATCGCCGCGCCGACCTCGACAACCTGGTGATCTCCAGGGAAAACCGCGACGACGCCAGCAACATCGCCGACTCGGCACTGGCCGATTATCAACAGGCCCAGGCGCAACTGGAAGCCGCCGAACTCAACCTCAAACGCACGGAAGTGCGCGCGGCGGTGGACGGTTACGTGACCAACCTCAACGTCCATCGCGGCGACTACGCACGCATCGGCGAAGCGAAAATGGCCGTGGTCGACATGAACTCGTTCTGGGTCTACGGCTTCTTCGAAGAAACCAAACTGCCTCACGTGCGGGTCGGCGACAAAGCCGATATGCAACTGATGAGCGGCGAAGTCCTCAAGGGCCACGTGGAGAGCATTTCCCGCGGCATCTACGACCGCGACAACCCGGAAAGCCGCGAGCTGATTGCCGATGTGAACCCGACGTTCAACTGGGTGCGCCTGGCGCAACGGGTGCCGGTGCGGATTCACATCGATGAAGTGCCGGAAGGTGTGTTGCTGGCAGCGGGGATTACCTGCACCGTTGTTGTGAAGCAGGACGCTGTCGAGTAA
- a CDS encoding DUF4440 domain-containing protein: MTDYTDYFDEVIRAHEAIERWFAVEEDEAALERLMTRFSPRFSMVTPLGRVLDFQALRALFQMAGGKKSGFRIELGELQGIALHGRGATVSYREQQTDASGLHTDRRSTVVFEKNESGRVIWRHLHETFCQG, encoded by the coding sequence ATGACTGACTACACCGACTATTTTGACGAAGTGATCCGGGCCCACGAGGCCATCGAACGATGGTTTGCCGTGGAGGAAGACGAGGCGGCATTGGAGCGATTGATGACGCGGTTTTCGCCACGGTTTTCCATGGTGACGCCGCTGGGGCGAGTGCTGGATTTCCAGGCCTTGCGTGCGCTGTTTCAAATGGCGGGTGGCAAGAAGAGCGGGTTCAGGATCGAGCTCGGCGAGCTTCAAGGGATTGCCTTGCATGGACGCGGCGCGACGGTGAGTTATCGCGAACAGCAGACCGATGCGAGCGGGTTGCACACGGATCGACGTTCAACCGTGGTGTTTGAAAAAAACGAATCCGGGCGGGTGATCTGGCGGCATTTGCATGAGACGTTTTGCCAGGGCTGA
- a CDS encoding MFS transporter: MAYRSKVALVYLLGFALDLLNMFAASIAYPDIAAQLHASVPQLAWITNAYMLGLTLIIPMSVWLAARVGERRLILGSLLVFGIASGLIAQASSIESLIGWRLLQGLGGGLLLPVGQALAYREFPATQRAHFTGVVLLVALMVPALSPAAGGLIVEALSWRWIFLLNMPVALFAFGLGLLWLKADQSASERPTLDARGLLLAVAALSLLLMAVSLASAPATRHLAGGVLLLSVITLWIYLRDGWNKPGAVLDLQLIKNPSLRLAMLIYLFVPGLFTGTNMIAVLYLHDLGFGAAQTGALMLSWAVASGVAIMLGKRSFNRIGPKPLLIAGMLLQCLGIAVLMQIDQPASGPLILAYTLMGLGGSLCSVTAQTLAFVGITPDKMGHSSALWNINRQLGFCLGAALLSSLLGALGANGFKYCFLAAALLTLLPMAAVLRFDSTKLLALLRSPHLQEKST; encoded by the coding sequence ATGGCCTATCGCTCGAAAGTCGCGCTGGTGTATCTGTTGGGGTTCGCCCTCGACCTGCTGAACATGTTCGCCGCCAGCATCGCCTACCCGGACATTGCCGCGCAGTTGCACGCCTCGGTGCCGCAACTGGCGTGGATCACCAACGCCTACATGCTCGGGCTGACGCTGATCATTCCGATGAGCGTGTGGCTGGCTGCACGGGTGGGCGAGCGGCGGCTGATCCTCGGTTCGCTGCTGGTGTTCGGGATTGCGTCCGGGCTTATCGCTCAGGCGAGCTCGATTGAAAGCCTGATCGGCTGGCGACTGCTGCAAGGACTGGGTGGCGGATTGCTGCTGCCGGTCGGTCAGGCGCTGGCCTATCGAGAGTTTCCGGCGACACAACGCGCGCACTTCACCGGTGTGGTTTTGCTGGTGGCGCTGATGGTGCCGGCCCTGTCGCCGGCGGCTGGAGGCTTGATCGTTGAGGCATTGTCGTGGCGCTGGATTTTCCTTCTGAACATGCCGGTGGCGCTTTTCGCTTTCGGTCTGGGTCTGCTCTGGTTGAAAGCGGATCAGTCAGCGAGTGAACGCCCGACACTGGACGCCCGCGGCTTGCTGCTGGCGGTGGCAGCGCTGAGTCTGTTGCTGATGGCCGTCAGTCTGGCGAGTGCCCCCGCAACCCGACATCTCGCGGGCGGTGTCCTGCTGCTCAGCGTCATCACCTTGTGGATCTACCTGCGCGATGGCTGGAACAAACCGGGTGCAGTCCTTGATCTGCAACTGATCAAGAACCCTTCGTTGCGCCTGGCGATGCTGATCTATCTGTTTGTGCCCGGCCTCTTTACCGGCACCAACATGATTGCCGTGTTGTACCTGCACGACCTCGGCTTCGGCGCGGCGCAAACCGGGGCGCTGATGCTGTCCTGGGCGGTGGCCTCGGGCGTGGCGATCATGCTGGGCAAACGCAGCTTCAACCGGATCGGTCCCAAGCCATTGCTGATCGCCGGCATGCTGTTGCAATGCCTTGGCATCGCCGTGCTGATGCAGATTGATCAACCCGCCAGCGGCCCGTTGATCCTTGCCTACACCCTGATGGGACTGGGCGGCAGTCTGTGCAGCGTCACCGCGCAGACCCTGGCGTTTGTCGGTATCACGCCAGACAAAATGGGCCACTCCAGCGCTCTGTGGAATATCAATCGCCAACTCGGTTTCTGCCTCGGCGCGGCACTGCTCAGTTCTCTGCTGGGCGCGTTGGGGGCCAACGGTTTCAAATACTGCTTTCTCGCCGCTGCACTGCTCACGCTGTTGCCGATGGCGGCCGTGCTGCGTTTCGACTCGACAAAATTACTCGCCCTACTGCGCTCACCTCACCTTCAGGAAAAATCCACATGA
- a CDS encoding LysR family transcriptional regulator: MVSLDRFDTFKAVVEAGSLTAAADTLGQTRAVVSFNLKRLEEELGVTLLTRNTRQLALTDAGERFYRRCLRTLDEARLAIEEARSEHSQLKGTLRITTTVEFALAQVVPALEVFRQQQPQLNIHLSTSSTHADLISERFDMAIRLGRMHDSNLRAVQLSTFEVFAVSAPGLIERFSPVDTLSVLESMPTLGHGRVPEMTVRDPAGTEHIYQPKPGTTAIVADNSATLRAFALTGQGVAILPQWLIQEDLDAGRLQRLLPDYRFARQGVYALYPDTRHLPLKVRAFIDFMKGWG; the protein is encoded by the coding sequence ATGGTCAGCCTGGATCGATTCGATACCTTCAAAGCCGTGGTCGAGGCCGGCTCGCTGACCGCCGCCGCTGACACGCTGGGGCAAACGCGGGCGGTGGTGAGCTTCAACCTCAAGCGGCTGGAAGAAGAGTTAGGCGTCACCTTGCTGACCCGCAACACCCGGCAACTGGCCCTGACCGATGCCGGCGAACGCTTTTACCGACGCTGTCTGCGCACGCTGGACGAAGCACGGCTGGCCATCGAGGAAGCGCGCTCGGAACACTCGCAGCTCAAGGGCACGCTGCGCATCACCACGACCGTGGAGTTCGCGCTGGCGCAGGTGGTGCCGGCGCTGGAAGTGTTTCGACAACAGCAACCGCAACTGAATATTCACTTGTCCACGTCCTCGACCCATGCCGATCTGATCTCCGAACGCTTTGACATGGCAATTCGTCTGGGCCGCATGCACGACTCCAATCTGCGGGCGGTGCAGCTGTCGACGTTCGAGGTGTTTGCCGTGTCGGCGCCGGGGCTGATTGAGCGATTTTCGCCGGTCGATACGCTGTCGGTGCTGGAGTCGATGCCGACGCTGGGGCATGGGCGAGTGCCGGAAATGACGGTCAGAGACCCGGCCGGCACCGAGCATATCTACCAGCCAAAACCGGGAACCACCGCCATCGTCGCCGACAACTCGGCGACCCTGCGTGCCTTTGCACTGACCGGGCAAGGCGTGGCGATTTTGCCGCAATGGCTGATTCAGGAAGACCTCGACGCCGGGCGATTGCAGCGTCTGTTACCGGATTACCGCTTCGCCCGGCAAGGCGTTTACGCGCTGTACCCGGACACCCGGCACCTGCCGCTGAAGGTGCGGGCGTTCATTGATTTCATGAAGGGCTGGGGCTGA
- a CDS encoding SDR family oxidoreductase has translation MPVALITGCSSGIGRALADAFKNAGYEVWASARKAEDVAALATAGFTAVQLDVNDNAALEQLAERINQQHGGLDVLINNAGYGAMGPLLDGGVPAMQRQFETNVFSIVGVTRALFPVLRRAKGLVVNVGSVSGVLVTPFAGAYCASKAAVHALSDALRMELAPFGIRVLEVQPGAIQSSFAKNAGHEAEQLINEQSPWFPLREGIRARAKASQDKPTPASEFAVELLKAAQQSKPPRLIRIGNGSRALPLLATLLPKGLLESTLMKRFGLRGQL, from the coding sequence ATGCCCGTTGCGTTGATTACCGGTTGTTCCAGCGGCATCGGCCGCGCCCTCGCCGATGCCTTCAAAAACGCTGGCTACGAGGTCTGGGCCAGCGCGCGCAAGGCTGAAGATGTCGCGGCACTCGCCACTGCCGGGTTCACGGCCGTGCAGCTCGACGTCAATGACAATGCGGCGCTGGAACAGCTCGCCGAGCGGATCAACCAGCAACACGGCGGCCTCGACGTGCTGATCAACAACGCCGGTTACGGCGCCATGGGCCCGCTGCTCGATGGCGGCGTTCCGGCCATGCAGCGCCAGTTCGAAACCAACGTGTTTTCGATTGTCGGCGTGACCCGTGCGCTGTTCCCGGTGCTGCGCCGGGCCAAGGGATTGGTGGTGAACGTCGGTAGCGTCTCCGGGGTGCTGGTCACGCCATTTGCCGGCGCCTATTGCGCGTCGAAAGCAGCGGTGCATGCGTTGAGCGATGCGTTGCGCATGGAGCTGGCGCCGTTCGGGATTCGCGTGCTGGAAGTGCAGCCGGGGGCGATTCAATCGAGCTTCGCCAAGAATGCCGGGCATGAGGCCGAACAACTGATCAACGAACAATCGCCGTGGTTTCCGTTGCGTGAAGGCATCAGGGCGAGGGCCAAGGCGTCCCAGGACAAACCGACGCCGGCCAGCGAATTTGCCGTCGAATTGCTCAAGGCTGCGCAGCAGAGCAAACCGCCACGGCTGATCCGCATCGGCAATGGCAGCCGGGCGTTGCCGTTGCTGGCGACCTTGCTGCCGAAAGGGTTGCTGGAGTCGACGTTGATGAAGCGGTTCGGGTTGCGCGGGCAACTCTGA
- a CDS encoding multidrug transporter, with protein MFIGVLLVITWLILLLRYPAKALPVSMAAAVGLGLVAMWVVWLDNREVKQLARLELRIVYAPEHCPADRPLLLKMNNGNDVPLTELRWRIAAYAPGDTVNLADNQYAAPRYRGPGELQAGGNWEDCLPMPPLRPGYRPQTLEFRAERLQGSFSD; from the coding sequence ATGTTCATCGGCGTCTTGCTGGTCATCACCTGGCTGATCCTGCTGTTGCGCTACCCGGCCAAGGCCTTGCCGGTGTCGATGGCTGCCGCCGTCGGCCTCGGGTTGGTGGCGATGTGGGTGGTGTGGCTGGACAACCGCGAGGTCAAGCAACTGGCGCGGCTTGAGCTGCGCATCGTCTATGCCCCCGAACACTGCCCTGCCGACCGCCCGCTGCTGCTCAAGATGAACAACGGCAACGACGTGCCGCTGACCGAACTGCGCTGGCGCATCGCGGCGTACGCGCCGGGCGACACCGTGAATCTGGCCGACAATCAATACGCCGCCCCGCGCTATCGCGGCCCCGGCGAATTGCAGGCCGGCGGCAACTGGGAAGACTGTTTACCGATGCCGCCGTTGCGTCCCGGTTATCGCCCGCAAACCCTGGAGTTTCGCGCCGAGCGATTGCAGGGTAGTTTCTCCGACTGA